TGCGCTTAACATATTATATGAATTGGGTTATCCGGCATTATTCCACAAAGGCATCCCGCCTTTCCTTACCATGGTGAAGGCACTACGCTTAAGCCGAGATGTGGATATTGAACAAGAGATGCCGACATTACAATCACCCGTAGACCTGCTGCCACTGGAACGAGCGGAACGATCAGTGGCGCTCCCTCATGAACTGGAATATTGGCTCACCGACAGACGTTCCCGTGACTGGAACGGAGGTCATGTATTCAAATTCCCGTTCAGCTTCTATCATCATGCCAAGAACGGGGAGCCCGTACCAGAAACATGGGAGAATTTTCGTTATATCATCGCGTAAATGGAACCAACAATATGGAAAAAAACGATATAGAACCAAAATGACGAGCACTTGCCAAAGCTGGCAGGTGCTTGTTTTATTGGAGACTCTGGAGCGTATCTTCAAAGCTACTGGAAGCCGTAGCGGATTCGTACGTATTCGGAGCAGGTAAGCGCACAGCTTCCTGAGTCTGTGGGAGCAGGGGCCCACGTTTACGTGCGTGAGCAAGTGCCAAGACGTTACCGCAAACGTGGATGTTTTTCCTATGAAAAGCTCTGTTCCGGCGGGATTCGGAGTCATTTTCGCGGCTTACGGTTGGAGCAGAGGGTGGAGGGGCGCTAACGAATCTGAGACGTCTTGTGTTCCTTAGAAAATGATCTATCCATTCGCCAGAATTAGCGGGCTGGGACTTCAAGCTTTTTGGACACTGGAACCCACTATTCTGACATCCATCATCTTATAACTTGCTTGAATTGGAAGACATCCTTTAGTTTTATTCAGATTAAAACCGGCATTTAACCGCCATATAGACGACTACATTCATGCGTAATTCATCCCGATTACCATCAGCGCGAGTGGGAAAAGGCGGTAAAATGGTATTATCGGATCAGCAGCAAGGAAGACACACCGACAGCTCATACGCTAACGTACAGACCGGCCATGGAGCCGGTTCTTAAATTCGGTGATTGCATCCTTGCCCTGATCGGGTATTAAAGACTAGATATATAAGTTGAACTAACGATTTACACGAGAACGAAGAGGACAGAAATAACCTGAAGAAGCGGAGCGTGCGCCTTTATCCACGGATTTCTACCTTTATATAAGTGGATCAAGAAAATCCGGGGATAACAGCGATCGGAAGGTTGTTCTGTCATCGAAGTGGCAAGTGTAAATATTCTGTAGTTCAACTTATATAGATAACAGGAGGCTACGTGATATGAAAACAGTATTGTATGTTCCACTGGATGATCGTCCAGCGAATCTGGATGATGTGATTGTGCAAGGGAAAGCAGCCGGTATCCATATCGTTACACCGAATCTGAGTGATATTAAGAATCGTCTGGACTCGGAGAAAACCGTAGATGGCACAACGCTGCTCGGCACCTCCACGCCGGTGTATGGCAAACCGTCCAAGATTCACGACTTTATTCTGAAACATGCTGCCAAGGTCGACGGATTCATTATCTCATCCGATATGCTCGCTTATGGCGGTCTGATTGGCAGTCGTCAGCTCCGCGAAGATGGGGGAGGCGCCTATCCAGAATACGATAATGAGACCACGCGTATGCTGGATGTGATTCGCGTGATCAAGCAGAAATATCCACGCAAACCCGTATTCGTAATGGACACCATCATGCGTTTGGCTACGACCTCGTTTGCAGATGGCTTGGCGCTTGATGCATATAATGAGTCCCGTGCATTGATGCAGCAGCCACGTCAGACATACACTGAGTTTGAGGATATTATCGAAGGTTATAACCTGTCCCCGGATGGAGTGGAATATGGGACAACGACCTATTTTGATAAAGAACAGTATTACAATACAAGACAGCATAAATTCAAAACAAATCTGTACATTCTGGATCAGCTGGCTCGTACAGGTTATATCGATTTCCTCGCAGTTGGAGTCGACGATGCCAACACGCAGGGTGTTCAGATCAATGAAATCAAATATGTAGAAGCGCGGATCAATGAATGGCTGGGTGGAACCAATGGGCAAAATCCGGATCGTGCTATCATTTTGCCGGATGCAGATGGTTTGGGGCACGCTTTGGTCGCTCGCATGGCAAACCAGTTGTTCCGAGGCGGGGCGAGGACACGTTACGCAGTGAAATATTTTGGTCCTCACGGCAATACCATCATTAACACGTATGAATACATGGATGTACACGAGAATGTGGTTCGTCATGTGGATATTGTAGGTGGTGTGCTTGTAGCGGATTCGGCATATCCTGAACCGGAGGTGGTGACGGATGTGGGTGCTGGCTTGGAAAATGAACAGCTAGTG
This Paenibacillus xylanexedens DNA region includes the following protein-coding sequences:
- a CDS encoding DUF4127 family protein, which codes for MKTVLYVPLDDRPANLDDVIVQGKAAGIHIVTPNLSDIKNRLDSEKTVDGTTLLGTSTPVYGKPSKIHDFILKHAAKVDGFIISSDMLAYGGLIGSRQLREDGGGAYPEYDNETTRMLDVIRVIKQKYPRKPVFVMDTIMRLATTSFADGLALDAYNESRALMQQPRQTYTEFEDIIEGYNLSPDGVEYGTTTYFDKEQYYNTRQHKFKTNLYILDQLARTGYIDFLAVGVDDANTQGVQINEIKYVEARINEWLGGTNGQNPDRAIILPDADGLGHALVARMANQLFRGGARTRYAVKYFGPHGNTIINTYEYMDVHENVVRHVDIVGGVLVADSAYPEPEVVTDVGAGLENEQLVAVAADQVVPFDMTSELDRMTKGHPGNSGENTGIDIEIIAITALDQVQAALEQLTLNSEQGLPSVLIDFVGKGPANVDVAEALLNSPYTGRVLGYSAWNTPGNKIGIAVGMGQSRYALITTEKHEHKLRDAMNAHGSLLFKRFLKDYYYKAVAIADIRTYSRAHALYTNVATLSDQNMLLFNSEEDYAYLQTLLRDLMQTYTTALANKTAFQTGNVAIKQICNDELSYATYGSVLLEYANPDFIWGRAFEITLNPQVTLN